The genomic DNA CTCGCCGCCTGGCTGAATATTTATTTATTTATCGGATATTTGAGTTGGCTGCGCCTGGCGATTGCTTTGTTTGCGGTTGCAAGCGGGGCGTTCTATCTGAAAAAGTATTGGGTTGACCGTAAGGGCGGCTGCAAAATTGAAGATGATGCTCGCCGCAGGAAAATTATAGAACGGCTTAAGGAGATTGCCGGTAATCCGCGCTTGCTTTTTGCCATCATCGGTATTGCAGCGCTGGGCGCTTCAATCAACTTGGTTGAGTTGTTGTGCAGTGCCGGCTTACCGGCGGTTTATGTACCGATTTTAACCATGGCGGGCTTGTCAAAATTGCAATATTATCTATACTTACTGCTTTATGTCTTCTTTTATATTTTGCCGCAGCTGGTTATTTTTTTGATCGCCATGTATTCGCTGCGCGTTACCGCAATCAGCTCGCGGGTCACCAAGTACTCTAATTTGGTTGGCGGGTTGTTGATGCTTGCAATCGGGCTGTTGCTCTTATTTCGGCCTGGCTGGTTGGCTTTCGGCTAAAATACTTATCAAATAATCATCAAATGCTGAAAAAAATTTTTATAATTAGTTTGTTTTGTGGTTTATTGGCTCCAATTTCCGTATGGGCCCAGGACAATACCGCCGCTGATAAAATTTTCAAGGCTGGTGTGTCAGAGGTGACGTCCCAGCAGGTAATTAATTTGCCGGATGGCACCAGCGGTACGCAACAAGATCTGAAACTTACGGGCACGGAAAATGAATTTAAAAATAAAGAGATTTTTATCAAGGGCGTGGGCGACCAGACGGCAAATATTAACAATATCTATCGGGTCGGCGATGAGGTGCTGGTTACAGCCTCAAAAGACGAACAGGGGAATGATAAGTATTATATTACTGATTATGTACGCACCAAAAGCATCTTATGGCTGTTTTTGGTTTTCGTCGTTGCTATCGTTGCGGTCGGCCGCTGGAAAGGTTTGCGTTCCATCATCTCGTTGGCGCTGACTTTTTTAGTGATGATTAAATATATCGTGCCGCAGATTCTGGACGGCGCCGATCCGATTATCGTAACGATTATAGGTTCACTTGCAATTCTGGTGGTGATTATCTATCTGACGGAAGGACTTACGATGAATGCCAATATTTCGGTGGCAAGTATTTTCATCAGCTTATTGTTGACCGTTGCCTTGTCCTGGCTATTTGTCCATTTAGCGAGACTTTCCGGCATGGGGAACGAAGAGGCTTCGTTTATTGCAAACTTGGGTACGGCTAAATTGAATTTACAAGGCATATTGCTCGCCGGTATCATTATCGGCACTTTGGGCGTGCTGGATGATGTGGTAATTTCACAAGTCGCCTCGGTGGAAGAATTGGATAAAGCAAATTCCGGCCTGACGCGCAAAGAAATTTTTAGCAAAGCTCATCGTGTCGGGGTGGCACACATCAGCTCAATGACCAATACCCTGTTCCTGGCTTATGCCGGCGCTTCTTTGCCCTTGATGATTCTTTTTGTCAGCGGCCAGAGCGCTTTTGCCAGCTGGGATATCGCAATTAACAATGAACTTTTAGCAACCGAGATTGTACGCTCGCTCGCCGGTTCAATCGGCTTAATACTGGCGGTGCCGATCTCAACGATTTTGGCCGTGCTTTGGGTAAAGCGAAAAAAATAATTATTGAACAAACAAAAAACGGCCTGGTGGGCTAGGCTGTTTTTAAATAATGATTATTTATTGTCAGACAGTTTTTTTTCTAAATATTTTCCCGCGAACAAATAACCGGCAAAGATGATCGCGAGCAGGCCGCCGGTGATCAAAGTGCCATACTCCAAATAGCGATTAATGGTGCCGGTCAGGCCGCCGAAATAATAACCGAGCAACAGAAAGGCTAATGATTTCGGCAGGGTGGCAAGCGTGTCATACCAGATAAATTTTCGGTAGGGAATT from Candidatus Margulisiibacteriota bacterium includes the following:
- a CDS encoding YibE/F family protein; the encoded protein is MLKKIFIISLFCGLLAPISVWAQDNTAADKIFKAGVSEVTSQQVINLPDGTSGTQQDLKLTGTENEFKNKEIFIKGVGDQTANINNIYRVGDEVLVTASKDEQGNDKYYITDYVRTKSILWLFLVFVVAIVAVGRWKGLRSIISLALTFLVMIKYIVPQILDGADPIIVTIIGSLAILVVIIYLTEGLTMNANISVASIFISLLLTVALSWLFVHLARLSGMGNEEASFIANLGTAKLNLQGILLAGIIIGTLGVLDDVVISQVASVEELDKANSGLTRKEIFSKAHRVGVAHISSMTNTLFLAYAGASLPLMILFVSGQSAFASWDIAINNELLATEIVRSLAGSIGLILAVPISTILAVLWVKRKK